A single Ptiloglossa arizonensis isolate GNS036 chromosome 2, iyPtiAriz1_principal, whole genome shotgun sequence DNA region contains:
- the Sf3b1 gene encoding splicing factor 3B subunit 1 isoform X2: MREQLLKGEETELRKKLAEKAKEGTLKANGEPKPAPKKRGRWDQTDDAPTPKKLTGATATPTSWDNADVTPAAIRWDETPGHGKGGETPGATPGVSTRMWDATPGHATPGAATPGRETPSHEKTVSSRRNRWDETPKTERETPGHSSGWAETPRTDRVAGDLIQETPTPSASKRRSRWDETPSNQTPGSMTPQTPATPLTTPHQTSILTPSGVTPTGPKAMGLATPTPGHLMSMTPEQLQAYRWEREIDERNRPLSDDELDALFPPGYKVLQPPAGYIPIRTPARKLTATPTPIAGTPQGFFIQTEDKTAKFVDNQPKGNLPFMKPEDAQYFDKLLVDVDEETLSPEEQKERKIMKLLLKIKNGTPPMRKAALRQITDKAREFGAGPLFNQILPLLMSPTLEDQERHLLVKVIDRILYKLDDLVRPYVHKILVVIEPLLIDEDYYARVEGREIISNLAKAAGLATMISTMRPDIDNIDEYVRNTTARAFAVVASALGIPSLLPFLKAVCRSKKSWQARHTGIKIVQQIAILMGCAILPHLKSLVEIIEHGLVDEQQKVRTITALAIAALAEAATPYGIESFDSVLKPLWKGIRTHRGKGLAAFLKAIGYLIPLMDAEYANYYTREVMLILIREFQSPDEEMKKIVLKVVKQCCGTDGVEAQYIKDEILPHFFKHFWNHRMALDRRNYRQLVDTTVEIANKVGASEIINRVVDDLKDENEQYRKMVMETIEKIMGNLGAADVDSRLEEQLIDGILYAFQEQTTEDVVMLNGFGTIVNTLGKRVKAYLPQICGTILWRLNNKSAKVRQQAADLISRIAVVMKTCQEEKLMGHLGVVLYEYLGEEYPEVLGSILGALKAIVNVIGMTKMTPPIKDLLPRLTPILKNRHEKVQENCIDLVGRIADRGPEYVSAREWMRICFELLELLKAHKKAIRRATVNTFGYIAKAIGPHDVLATLLNNLKVQERQNRVCTTVAIAIVAETCSPFTVLPALMNEYRVPELNVQNGVLKSLSFLFEYIGEMGKDYIYAVSPLLEDALMDRDLVHRQTACAAIKHMALGVYGFGCEDALIHLLNHVWPNVFETSPHLVQAFMDAVDGLRVALGPIKILQYTLQGLFHPARKVRDVYWKIYNSLYIGGQDALVAGYPRIMNDPKNQYIRYELDYVL; the protein is encoded by the exons ATGCGGGAGCAATTATTGAAAGGAGAAGAAACTGAG ttaagaaagaaACTAGCAGAAAAAGCCAAAGAGGGAACTTTGAAAGCAAACGGTGAACCCAAGCCTGCACCTAAGAAAAGAGGTCGTTGGGATCAAACAGATGATGCTCCAACACCTAAAAAGTTAACCGGTGCTACTGCAACACCTACATCTTGGGATAATGCGGAT GTAACGCCAGCTGCAATCAGATGGGATGAAACACCTGGCCATGGCAAAGGTGGAGAAACTCCTGGTGCGACACCAGGTGTAAGTACAAGAATGTGGGATGCTACTCCAGGACATGCAACACCTGGTGCAGCTACTCCTGGTAGAGAAACCCCATCTCATGAAAAAACTGTTTCAAGTCGTAGAAATCGTTGGGATGAAACACCAAAAACTGAACGCG AGACACCCGGTCACAGTAGCGGTTGGGCTGAAACTCCAAGAACTGATCGGGTTGCGGGCGACTTAATTCAAGAAACACCAACACCATCTGCTAGCAAACGTCGAAGTCGATGGGATGAAACACCTTCAAACCAGACTCCTGGATCTATGACCCCACAAACTCCAGCAACTCCTCTTACAACACCCCATCAGACTTCTATTTTAACACCTAGTGGAGTGACACCAACAGGACCTAAAGCTATGGGACTGGCTACTCCAACACCTGGACATTTAATGTCAATGACACCAGAACAGCTTCAAGCATATCGTTGGGAACGGGAAATCGATGAGCGAAATAGACCACTTTCAGATGATGAATTAGATGCTTTGTTCCCACCTGGATATAAAGTTCTGCAGCCACCTGCgg GGTATATTCCAATTCGTACGCCTGCAAGGAAACTCACTGCTACACCAACACCAATTGCGGGTACACCGCAGGGATTTTTCATCCAAACTGAAGATAAAACAGCAAAATTTGTAGACAATCAACCGAAAGGAAATTTGCCTTTTATGAAGCCAGAGGACGCACAATATTTTGATAAATTGTTAGTTGATGTTGACGAAGAAACGCTTAGCCCTgaagaacaaaaagaaagaaaaatcatgaagttacttttgaaaattaaaaatggtaCACCGCCAATGAGGAAAGCAGCTCTGAGACAAATTACTGATAAAGCGAGAGAATTTGGCGCTGGGCCATTATTTAATCAGATACTTCCCCTCCTTATGTCTCCCACGTTAGAAGATCAAGAACGTCATCTTCTTGTGAAAGTCATCGATCGCATACTTTATAAACTCGATGATTTAGTCAGGCCTTATGTACATAAG ATTTTGGTCGTCATTGAACCTTTACTTATTGATGAAGATTACTATGCTCGTGTAGAAGGTagagaaattatttctaatCTAGCAAAAGCAGCAGGTTTGGCAACAATGATCTCTACAATGAGACCGGATATCGATAATATTGACGAATACGTGCGTAACACAACAGCAAGAGCATTTGCTGTTGTTGCATCAGCATTAGGCATTCCTTCTTTGCTTCCGTTTCTCAAAGCTGTGTGTCGTAGTAAAAAATCATGGCAAGCTCGTCATACAGGCATTAAAATTGTACAACAAATTGCTATTCTCATGGGATGCGCTATATTACCGCATCTAAAGAGTTTAGTTGAAATTATAGAACATG GTCTGGTGGATGAACAACAGAAAGTTCGTACTATTACTGCTTTAGCTATTGCTGCCTTGGCTGAAGCAGCAACGCCGTATGGTATAGAAAGTTTTGATTCTGTTCTTAAACCACTTTGGAAAGGTATTCGCACACACAGAGGAAAAGGTCTTGCTGCATTCTTGAAAGCAATTGGTTATTTAATTCCTCTTATGGATGCCGAATACGCCAATTACTATACTCGTGAAGTAATGTTGATTCTTATACGCGAATTTCAGTCTCCtgacgaagaaatgaaaaagattgTTTTGAAA GTAGTGAAACAATGTTGCGGAACAGATGGTGTAGAAGCGCAATACATCAAAGATGAAATTCTTCCACATTTCTTCAAACACTTCTGGAATCATCGAATGGCTTTAGATCGCAGAAATTATAGACAG CTCGTAGACACAACAGTAGAAATCGCGAACAAagttggtgcatcagaaattataaaCCGCGTGGTGGATGATTTGAAGGATGAAAATGAACAATATAGAAAAATGGTTATGGAAACTATAGAAAAAATCATGGGTAATTTAGGAGCTGCAGATGTTGACTCTCGTTTAGAAGAACAGCTTATAGATGGTATTTTATATGCTTTCCAGGAGCAAACGACAGAG gatGTTGTAATGCTAAATGGTTTTGGTACTATTGTGAACACACTAGGAAAAAGGGTAAAGGCATATCTTCCACAAATATGTGGTACAATATTATGgagattaaataataaatctgCAAAAGTGAGGCAACAAGCTGCTGATTTAATTTCACGAATTGCTGTTGTTATGAAAACCTGTCAAGAG GAAAAACTAATGGGTCATTTAGGTGTTGTTCTTTATGAATATTTAGGTGAAGAATACCCTGAAGTATTAGGGAGTATTTTAGGCGCATTGAAAGCTATTGTTAATGTCATAGGAATGACAAAAATGACTCCACCTATTAAAGACTTATTACCACGACTTACTCCTATATTGAAAAATAGACATGAAAAG GTACAAGAAAATTGTATTGATCTCGTAGGTAGAATCGCAGACAGAGGTCCTGAATATGTATCTGCTAGAGAATGGATGAGAATATGTTTTGAACTTTTGGAATTACTTAAAGCTCATAAGAAAGCAATTAGAAGGGCTACAGTAAATACCTTTGGTTACATCGCAAAAGCGATAGG ACCCCACGATGTGTTAGCAACACTCTTGAATAATCTAAAAGTACAAGAACGACAAAATCGTGTATGCACTACAGTAGCTATAGCTATTGTTGCTGAAACCTGCAGTCCATTTACAGTACTTCCTGCATTGATGAACGAATACAGAGTACCAGAATTGAATGTGCAGAATGGTGTTTTAAAGTCTTTGTCTTTCTTATTTGAATACATTGGAGAAATGGGGAAAGATTACATTTATGCTGTTAGTCCGTTATTGGAGGATGCACTTATGGAcag ggATTTAGTACATAGACAAACTGCATGCGCTGCCATTAAACATATGGCATTAGGTGTTTATGGGTTCGGTTGCGAAGATGCACTGATACATTTATTGAATCATGTGTGGCCAAATGTTTTTGAAACTTCACCACACTTAGTTCAAGCATTTATGGATGCTGTGGATGGCTTACGTGTCGCTCTTGGAccaattaaaatattacaatacacCTTACAg GGATTATTCCATCCGGCACGAAAAGTACGTGATGTATActggaaaatttataattctCTTTATATAGGTGGACAGGATGCTCTTGTAGCTGGTTATCCTCGAATTATGAATGATCCAAAGAATCAGTATATTAGATATGAACTAGACTATGTTTTGTAA
- the Sf3b1 gene encoding splicing factor 3B subunit 1 isoform X1: MDSIPRTHEDIEAQIREIQSKKKEIQNASAEKDQVGLGKTGFYDQDIYDGSNNKYEGYVTSIAANDEIEDEDYEPTTFSTNKRPGYNAPAALLNDVAQSEKDYDPFADRRRPTIADREDEYRQKRRRMIISPERVDPFAEGGKTPDIGSRTYTEIMREQLLKGEETELRKKLAEKAKEGTLKANGEPKPAPKKRGRWDQTDDAPTPKKLTGATATPTSWDNADVTPAAIRWDETPGHGKGGETPGATPGVSTRMWDATPGHATPGAATPGRETPSHEKTVSSRRNRWDETPKTERETPGHSSGWAETPRTDRVAGDLIQETPTPSASKRRSRWDETPSNQTPGSMTPQTPATPLTTPHQTSILTPSGVTPTGPKAMGLATPTPGHLMSMTPEQLQAYRWEREIDERNRPLSDDELDALFPPGYKVLQPPAGYIPIRTPARKLTATPTPIAGTPQGFFIQTEDKTAKFVDNQPKGNLPFMKPEDAQYFDKLLVDVDEETLSPEEQKERKIMKLLLKIKNGTPPMRKAALRQITDKAREFGAGPLFNQILPLLMSPTLEDQERHLLVKVIDRILYKLDDLVRPYVHKILVVIEPLLIDEDYYARVEGREIISNLAKAAGLATMISTMRPDIDNIDEYVRNTTARAFAVVASALGIPSLLPFLKAVCRSKKSWQARHTGIKIVQQIAILMGCAILPHLKSLVEIIEHGLVDEQQKVRTITALAIAALAEAATPYGIESFDSVLKPLWKGIRTHRGKGLAAFLKAIGYLIPLMDAEYANYYTREVMLILIREFQSPDEEMKKIVLKVVKQCCGTDGVEAQYIKDEILPHFFKHFWNHRMALDRRNYRQLVDTTVEIANKVGASEIINRVVDDLKDENEQYRKMVMETIEKIMGNLGAADVDSRLEEQLIDGILYAFQEQTTEDVVMLNGFGTIVNTLGKRVKAYLPQICGTILWRLNNKSAKVRQQAADLISRIAVVMKTCQEEKLMGHLGVVLYEYLGEEYPEVLGSILGALKAIVNVIGMTKMTPPIKDLLPRLTPILKNRHEKVQENCIDLVGRIADRGPEYVSAREWMRICFELLELLKAHKKAIRRATVNTFGYIAKAIGPHDVLATLLNNLKVQERQNRVCTTVAIAIVAETCSPFTVLPALMNEYRVPELNVQNGVLKSLSFLFEYIGEMGKDYIYAVSPLLEDALMDRDLVHRQTACAAIKHMALGVYGFGCEDALIHLLNHVWPNVFETSPHLVQAFMDAVDGLRVALGPIKILQYTLQGLFHPARKVRDVYWKIYNSLYIGGQDALVAGYPRIMNDPKNQYIRYELDYVL, translated from the exons ATGGATTCCATTCCCAGAACGCACGAAG ATATTGAAGCACAAATAAGAGAAAtacaatcgaaaaaaaaagagattcaAAATGCATCGGCAGAAAAGGATCAAGTAGGTTTAGGAAAAACTGGTTTTTATGATCAAGATATTTATGATGGAAGTAATAACAAATACGAAGGCTATGTCACATCAATTGCAGCTAATGATGAAATTGAG GATGAAGATTATGAGCCCACTACATTTAGTACTAATAAGAGACCAGGTTACAATGCACCAGCAGCATTGCTTAATGATGTTGCACAA AGTGAAAAAGACTACGATCCATTTGCTGACAGACGACGACCCACCATAGCAGATAGGGAAGATGAATATAGACAAAAAAGGCGCCGAATGATTATATCTCCTGAGCGCGTTGATCCCTTTGCAGAAG GTGGTAAGACTCCCGACATCGGTTCTAGGACGTACACTGAGATTATGCGGGAGCAATTATTGAAAGGAGAAGAAACTGAG ttaagaaagaaACTAGCAGAAAAAGCCAAAGAGGGAACTTTGAAAGCAAACGGTGAACCCAAGCCTGCACCTAAGAAAAGAGGTCGTTGGGATCAAACAGATGATGCTCCAACACCTAAAAAGTTAACCGGTGCTACTGCAACACCTACATCTTGGGATAATGCGGAT GTAACGCCAGCTGCAATCAGATGGGATGAAACACCTGGCCATGGCAAAGGTGGAGAAACTCCTGGTGCGACACCAGGTGTAAGTACAAGAATGTGGGATGCTACTCCAGGACATGCAACACCTGGTGCAGCTACTCCTGGTAGAGAAACCCCATCTCATGAAAAAACTGTTTCAAGTCGTAGAAATCGTTGGGATGAAACACCAAAAACTGAACGCG AGACACCCGGTCACAGTAGCGGTTGGGCTGAAACTCCAAGAACTGATCGGGTTGCGGGCGACTTAATTCAAGAAACACCAACACCATCTGCTAGCAAACGTCGAAGTCGATGGGATGAAACACCTTCAAACCAGACTCCTGGATCTATGACCCCACAAACTCCAGCAACTCCTCTTACAACACCCCATCAGACTTCTATTTTAACACCTAGTGGAGTGACACCAACAGGACCTAAAGCTATGGGACTGGCTACTCCAACACCTGGACATTTAATGTCAATGACACCAGAACAGCTTCAAGCATATCGTTGGGAACGGGAAATCGATGAGCGAAATAGACCACTTTCAGATGATGAATTAGATGCTTTGTTCCCACCTGGATATAAAGTTCTGCAGCCACCTGCgg GGTATATTCCAATTCGTACGCCTGCAAGGAAACTCACTGCTACACCAACACCAATTGCGGGTACACCGCAGGGATTTTTCATCCAAACTGAAGATAAAACAGCAAAATTTGTAGACAATCAACCGAAAGGAAATTTGCCTTTTATGAAGCCAGAGGACGCACAATATTTTGATAAATTGTTAGTTGATGTTGACGAAGAAACGCTTAGCCCTgaagaacaaaaagaaagaaaaatcatgaagttacttttgaaaattaaaaatggtaCACCGCCAATGAGGAAAGCAGCTCTGAGACAAATTACTGATAAAGCGAGAGAATTTGGCGCTGGGCCATTATTTAATCAGATACTTCCCCTCCTTATGTCTCCCACGTTAGAAGATCAAGAACGTCATCTTCTTGTGAAAGTCATCGATCGCATACTTTATAAACTCGATGATTTAGTCAGGCCTTATGTACATAAG ATTTTGGTCGTCATTGAACCTTTACTTATTGATGAAGATTACTATGCTCGTGTAGAAGGTagagaaattatttctaatCTAGCAAAAGCAGCAGGTTTGGCAACAATGATCTCTACAATGAGACCGGATATCGATAATATTGACGAATACGTGCGTAACACAACAGCAAGAGCATTTGCTGTTGTTGCATCAGCATTAGGCATTCCTTCTTTGCTTCCGTTTCTCAAAGCTGTGTGTCGTAGTAAAAAATCATGGCAAGCTCGTCATACAGGCATTAAAATTGTACAACAAATTGCTATTCTCATGGGATGCGCTATATTACCGCATCTAAAGAGTTTAGTTGAAATTATAGAACATG GTCTGGTGGATGAACAACAGAAAGTTCGTACTATTACTGCTTTAGCTATTGCTGCCTTGGCTGAAGCAGCAACGCCGTATGGTATAGAAAGTTTTGATTCTGTTCTTAAACCACTTTGGAAAGGTATTCGCACACACAGAGGAAAAGGTCTTGCTGCATTCTTGAAAGCAATTGGTTATTTAATTCCTCTTATGGATGCCGAATACGCCAATTACTATACTCGTGAAGTAATGTTGATTCTTATACGCGAATTTCAGTCTCCtgacgaagaaatgaaaaagattgTTTTGAAA GTAGTGAAACAATGTTGCGGAACAGATGGTGTAGAAGCGCAATACATCAAAGATGAAATTCTTCCACATTTCTTCAAACACTTCTGGAATCATCGAATGGCTTTAGATCGCAGAAATTATAGACAG CTCGTAGACACAACAGTAGAAATCGCGAACAAagttggtgcatcagaaattataaaCCGCGTGGTGGATGATTTGAAGGATGAAAATGAACAATATAGAAAAATGGTTATGGAAACTATAGAAAAAATCATGGGTAATTTAGGAGCTGCAGATGTTGACTCTCGTTTAGAAGAACAGCTTATAGATGGTATTTTATATGCTTTCCAGGAGCAAACGACAGAG gatGTTGTAATGCTAAATGGTTTTGGTACTATTGTGAACACACTAGGAAAAAGGGTAAAGGCATATCTTCCACAAATATGTGGTACAATATTATGgagattaaataataaatctgCAAAAGTGAGGCAACAAGCTGCTGATTTAATTTCACGAATTGCTGTTGTTATGAAAACCTGTCAAGAG GAAAAACTAATGGGTCATTTAGGTGTTGTTCTTTATGAATATTTAGGTGAAGAATACCCTGAAGTATTAGGGAGTATTTTAGGCGCATTGAAAGCTATTGTTAATGTCATAGGAATGACAAAAATGACTCCACCTATTAAAGACTTATTACCACGACTTACTCCTATATTGAAAAATAGACATGAAAAG GTACAAGAAAATTGTATTGATCTCGTAGGTAGAATCGCAGACAGAGGTCCTGAATATGTATCTGCTAGAGAATGGATGAGAATATGTTTTGAACTTTTGGAATTACTTAAAGCTCATAAGAAAGCAATTAGAAGGGCTACAGTAAATACCTTTGGTTACATCGCAAAAGCGATAGG ACCCCACGATGTGTTAGCAACACTCTTGAATAATCTAAAAGTACAAGAACGACAAAATCGTGTATGCACTACAGTAGCTATAGCTATTGTTGCTGAAACCTGCAGTCCATTTACAGTACTTCCTGCATTGATGAACGAATACAGAGTACCAGAATTGAATGTGCAGAATGGTGTTTTAAAGTCTTTGTCTTTCTTATTTGAATACATTGGAGAAATGGGGAAAGATTACATTTATGCTGTTAGTCCGTTATTGGAGGATGCACTTATGGAcag ggATTTAGTACATAGACAAACTGCATGCGCTGCCATTAAACATATGGCATTAGGTGTTTATGGGTTCGGTTGCGAAGATGCACTGATACATTTATTGAATCATGTGTGGCCAAATGTTTTTGAAACTTCACCACACTTAGTTCAAGCATTTATGGATGCTGTGGATGGCTTACGTGTCGCTCTTGGAccaattaaaatattacaatacacCTTACAg GGATTATTCCATCCGGCACGAAAAGTACGTGATGTATActggaaaatttataattctCTTTATATAGGTGGACAGGATGCTCTTGTAGCTGGTTATCCTCGAATTATGAATGATCCAAAGAATCAGTATATTAGATATGAACTAGACTATGTTTTGTAA